A stretch of DNA from Oryzomicrobium terrae:
AGGATGCTGGCCGGAACGCCGCGCCCTGCTTCGATCTCCAGAGGGTGGCTCTGGAAACCCGCGCCAATCCTTGCGTTTGAGGCGGACTATCTGAAAGTCCGCCTCCCTGTTGGGTTTCCGGCCGGTTGGCTTTTGGGGGCCCCGGGGCGCCCGGGATTTTTCAGCGCGGCGGCAGGGCCGCCAACAGGGCGGTGAGGAGCTGCCAGCACTTGGCCACGCTGGCTACCTCGACCCGTTCCCCCGGGGCGTGGGCGCCGCGGATGGTGGGGCCGAAGGAGAGCATGTCCAGCCCCGGGTAGGCGGCGCCGATGATGCCGCACTCCAGGCCGGCGTGGATTACCTCCACCTTGGCCACGCCGCCATTGTCGGCGGGGAATTCCTTGGCGAACACCTCCTGCGCCAGGGCCAGCAGGGGCGACTCCGGGTTGGGCCGCCAGCCCGGGTAGTTGTCGCCGGTGGTGACGCGGCAGTCCGGGCCCGCCGCAACGAAGGGGGCGAACAGGTCGGCAATCGCCCGGGCGTGGGCCAGGGCGGCCGAATCCACCAGGGAGCGGACCATGAAGTTGGCCCGGGCGCGGCCCCCGGCCAGGGTCAGCACGCCCAGGTTGTTGGAGGTTTCCACCACCCCGGCCACGCTCTGGCTCATGCGCGCCACGCCGTGGGGCGCGGCGTTGAAGGCCGCCAGCAGGGCGGCCTGGGCGGCGGCGCTGAGGACGGGGGAGGGGGCCTCGTCGGGTGCCCCCGTGGAAAGCCGCGCCGATAAACGATCTTCAACCCCTGCGTATTCCCGGCCAATAACGGCGGCCTTTTCCAGAAGGGTGGCCTGAAGATCGGCCAGGGACGCGGGGTTTGCCGCGAGGGTGGCCGAGGCTTCCCGCGCCAGGGCGTTGCGCGCCGTGCCGCCGTCCAGGCCGGTCAGGCGGAAGGCGCCCGGGTGGGCGTCCGCCAGGTCGCGCAGCAGGCGCACCAGCAGCTTGATGGCGTTGCCCCGGCCCTTGTCGATGTCGATGCCCGAGTGGCCGCCACGCAGCCCGGCCAGGTCGATGCGCGCCGCGGTCCAGCCCGCCGGCGCGGGGTTACTGGGCAGCGTCCAGTCCACATTCACGTCCAGCCCGCCGGCGCAGCCCAGGTAGAAGTGGCCCCATTCCTCGGTGTCGATGTTGATCAGCCGGGTGCCGCGCAGCCAGCCCGGTTGCAGCCCCAGGGCGCCGCCCATGCCGGCTTCCTCGTCCACCGTCAGCAGCACCTCCAGGGGCGGGTGGGAGAGGCCCTCCGCCTCTAGCACCGCCAAGGCCAGGGCCACGCCCAGGCCGTTGTCGGCCCCCAGGGTGGTGTCCGGCGCCACCAGCCAATCGCCGTCCCGTACCGGGCGGATCGGGTCGCGGTGGAAGTCGTGGTCGGTGCCACTGTTCTTCTGGCAGACCATGTCCAGATGGCCTTGCAGGATCACCCCGGCTTCATCCTCCCGCCCCGGGCTGCCGGCCTTGCGGATCAGCAGATTGCCGGCCCCGTCCTGCTCCGTGGCCAGCCCGCGCTCCGTCGCCCAGGCCGCCAGATGTGCGCGCAGGGCGGCCTCGTGCTTGGACGGCCGGGGAATGGCGCACAGGGTGGCGAAGTGGCGCCAGACGGGGGCGGGGGTGAGGTCGGCGAAGGGGGCGGTGGGGCAGGAATGGTTCATGGGACACGGGGGAAAACAAGGAGTGCGGAACGGGGGGATTGGATCGGTGGGTTTGCTGGGCGATGGCTGCCGCGCTGCGTGGGACAGCCCCGGCCGGCCAGGGCGCTACCTTAACAGATGCCCGAAGCACCATGGCCGCCCTGGACGGATTGGATCGGGATGCCCGATCGGCGCAGATTGTTGCTCCACATCCACGTTATTTTTTAATAAGTTTTTCTGCCTAAGGAATCGGCGGCGGCCTTGCTACCGTGGCGGCCTTCCGGAGCGATCCAGCGCTCCACCCCCCACAACACGACAACAAGGTCCATCCCCATGATTCCTGCCGCATTGCCGCGCCGGGGCCCGATTGCCCGGGCGCTGGCGACCGCCTTCCTTTCCCTGGCCGCCGTGGCGGTCGTTCCTTCCGCCCAGGCCCGGGTGGTGGCCCTCGATGTGGTGTCGGTGGAGCCGGCCTTCGCCGGCCGCAGCTTCGGCACGGTGGGCGCCTACGAGCGGGTGGTGGCCAAGGCCCGCTACGCAGTCAGTCCGGCCGATGGCCACAACGCCGGCATCGTCGATATCGACAAGGCGCCGCGCAACGCCCAGGGCGAGGTGGAGTTCAGCGGCGACGTGGAAATCCTCCGTCCCGTCAGCGCCGGGCGCGGCAACGGCCGCCTGCTCTACGACGTGCCCAATCGGGGCGCCAAGCTGGGGCTGGCCCTGTTCAACGACGCGCCCTACAGCAACGGCACGAGCAAGGCCGAAGAGGCGGGCAACGGCTACGTCTTCGCCCAGGGCTACACCGTGGTGTGGAGCGCCTGGCAGCCCGACGTGGCGCCGGGAGCCGGCCGCCAGGTGCTCCAGGTGCCGGTGGTGCCCGACAGCCGGGGCCTGAGCCGGGAAGAGATCGTCTTCGACAACACCACCAACCCGGCGGTGCTCGACCTGACCTATCCGGCCGCCAGCCTGGATCCGGCCCAGGCCACCCTGACGGTGCGCAACAACGAGGCCGATCCTCGTGCCTCCTTGCCGGGCCTGTCGTTCCGCTACCTGAGCCCGACCCGCATCGAGATCACCCGGCCCGAGGGCGCCCACCTGGGGGCCATCTACGAATTCATCTATCCGGCGGCCGACAGCAAGGTCAGCGGCCTGGGCTTCGCCGCCGTGCGCGACCTGGTGTCCTACCTGCGCTACGAGGCGCCGACGGCGGTGAGCGGCGGCAAGCGCCCCGTGTACGCTTACGGCTTCGGCTTCTCCCAGAGCGGCCGCTTCCTGCGCGGTTTCGTGCAGGAGGGCTTCAACAGCGACGAGCGGGGACGCCCGGTGTTCGACGGCATCATCCCCCATGCCGCCGGCTCCCGGGGCGTCTACCTCAATGCCCGCTTCGCCCAGCCTGGCCGTTATTCCCGGGAGCATGAAGACCACGTCTATCCCGGCGACCAGTTCCCCTTTGCCTGGGGCGTGAGCCGCGACCCGGTGAGCGGCAACAAGGGCGGCCTGCTCAACCAGGGGCGCAACCAGCCCAAGGTGATCCAGACCGACACCGCTCTGGAGGTCTGGCAAGGCCGCTCGTCCCTGCTCAACACCGACGGTGCCGGTAATCCGCTCAAGGTGCCGGACAACGTGCGCCTGTTCCTTTTGGCCGGCCTGCCGCACTTTCCGGTGATCGGCCAGAAGTCGGCGGTCAGCCCGGTGTGCAAATACCCGACCAACACCCTGTTTCCAGGCGCTCCACTGCGCGCCCTGCTGCACGACCTGGACGAATGGGTGAGCGCCGGCAAGAAGCCCCCCGCCAGCCGCTTCCCGGGCAGCGCCCCGGGCCAGTGGGTGACGCCGGAAACGGTTCCCGCCGCCCTGGCCAAGGTGCCCGGCTTCACCTGGACCGGCGCTATCAACCGCATTAGCGTGGTGGACCACGGCACGGTGCCGCCCAAGGAGGGCAAGCCCTACCAGGTACTGGTGCCGC
This window harbors:
- a CDS encoding aminoacyl-histidine dipeptidase, which gives rise to MNHSCPTAPFADLTPAPVWRHFATLCAIPRPSKHEAALRAHLAAWATERGLATEQDGAGNLLIRKAGSPGREDEAGVILQGHLDMVCQKNSGTDHDFHRDPIRPVRDGDWLVAPDTTLGADNGLGVALALAVLEAEGLSHPPLEVLLTVDEEAGMGGALGLQPGWLRGTRLINIDTEEWGHFYLGCAGGLDVNVDWTLPSNPAPAGWTAARIDLAGLRGGHSGIDIDKGRGNAIKLLVRLLRDLADAHPGAFRLTGLDGGTARNALAREASATLAANPASLADLQATLLEKAAVIGREYAGVEDRLSARLSTGAPDEAPSPVLSAAAQAALLAAFNAAPHGVARMSQSVAGVVETSNNLGVLTLAGGRARANFMVRSLVDSAALAHARAIADLFAPFVAAGPDCRVTTGDNYPGWRPNPESPLLALAQEVFAKEFPADNGGVAKVEVIHAGLECGIIGAAYPGLDMLSFGPTIRGAHAPGERVEVASVAKCWQLLTALLAALPPR
- a CDS encoding alpha/beta hydrolase domain-containing protein, producing MIPAALPRRGPIARALATAFLSLAAVAVVPSAQARVVALDVVSVEPAFAGRSFGTVGAYERVVAKARYAVSPADGHNAGIVDIDKAPRNAQGEVEFSGDVEILRPVSAGRGNGRLLYDVPNRGAKLGLALFNDAPYSNGTSKAEEAGNGYVFAQGYTVVWSAWQPDVAPGAGRQVLQVPVVPDSRGLSREEIVFDNTTNPAVLDLTYPAASLDPAQATLTVRNNEADPRASLPGLSFRYLSPTRIEITRPEGAHLGAIYEFIYPAADSKVSGLGFAAVRDLVSYLRYEAPTAVSGGKRPVYAYGFGFSQSGRFLRGFVQEGFNSDERGRPVFDGIIPHAAGSRGVYLNARFAQPGRYSREHEDHVYPGDQFPFAWGVSRDPVSGNKGGLLNQGRNQPKVIQTDTALEVWQGRSSLLNTDGAGNPLKVPDNVRLFLLAGLPHFPVIGQKSAVSPVCKYPTNTLFPGAPLRALLHDLDEWVSAGKKPPASRFPGSAPGQWVTPETVPAALAKVPGFTWTGAINRISVVDHGTVPPKEGKPYQVLVPRTDDNGHEIDALRLPMIEVPRATYLGWNTRRYGYGDPHVCGLAGSRLPLAATRAEREKSGDTRASLEERYPTPAAYVAQVKKTADTLVADRLLLPEDAERFVRLAGEGGLE